The Mycoplasmopsis equigenitalium genome contains a region encoding:
- a CDS encoding helix-turn-helix domain-containing protein translates to MKYSEAIKKLRKKMILTQTEFANMFEVSFGTVNRWESGKYRPTTKVKRKLQPYFEKYNIDVDVEEE, encoded by the coding sequence ATGAAATACTCTGAAGCAATTAAAAAGTTGAGAAAAAAGATGATTTTAACTCAGACTGAATTTGCTAATATGTTTGAAGTTTCTTTTGGTACTGTAAATAGATGGGAATCTGGTAAGTATAGACCAACTACTAAAGTTAAAAGAAAATTACAACCTTACTTTGAAAAATATAATATCGATGTAGATGTGGAGGAGGAGTAA
- a CDS encoding type I restriction endonuclease subunit R, translating into MVYESVIEETIISLLQNKGYELIDENDHWVANRSLDEFINKDLLLECLRKINKVKNDGVLVDAINAITRLENPSLFERNFAFHKYLVDGITIESKVYKVNPLIKFIDFNNPENNVFQVCHQVKFKEGKNTRIPDVIIYVNGLPLVVMELKSFDEDATNATLDHAYAQLGSHSESNGYRYDIPTLFNYNAFLVISDGVTTKVGTLTSKIDRYNEWKSVSGEKGYDSSCVTKLNILIDGLFDTSILLDVIKNNLFFIQDKNDKPIKIMSQYHQYFGVNKALDSILKTVKPNGDGKAGIVWHTQGSGKSFSMVMLAHRLLIEKSLNVPTIVLLTDRIDLDDQLYKTFYSARQYLKCEPVIARSREDLVKKLNKIKQGGVILTTVGKFDKENLPKNERNNIIVMTDEAHRGHYGIYETVHYEKNKETDEMEAVFKYGVEKYIREAMPNATFIGFTGTPVSTKDKQTTDIFGDIIDVYDMTQSVIDGSTVKLYYESRLTKVWTNDEVLKQIDEYYDDLEKNERADFKSIERSKAEMSKIKVILEDDDMIDLFAKDILAHYDDRKNFLNGKAMIVCQTRVAAAKLYRKIVEKLGPDMKDQVILVATESNKDTEEERELFKNSDYRKELGEEFKKDNSKYKIAIVCDMWLTGFDVPDLDVMYFIKRLKSYNLMQAIARVNRVYPGKFYGLIVDYIGLGKALDDALTQYTDRDRENNCQDIKKEIYNILKEKLSILNEWFYKIDKSKFYSKDSLTRFTAIQEGTQFILSDKKREDTFIQDLSLTIKQAFVVCGSIATEDEKNDVYYYLAIRSYILKLRTKTGSVTTKEMNEYVSNLLADAIKGDEVKVLTFGKDDSINAIDLLSAEKIEELRKKNPPLVFVEIVKKLLERAIAESRKNNFFKSQEYSKRLRKILEKYNDRDGTFAPESTIIDLVSFAGEMVSDEKEANKLGIFGRERAFYDALIRDKSAQELLNDETLKLIARELKEVVEEYASTDWSNKESTRAKMRTKIKECLKKYNYPPKYQKQAVDEVIKQAEYIMNEN; encoded by the coding sequence ATGGTATACGAAAGTGTAATAGAAGAAACAATCATATCTTTATTACAAAATAAAGGTTATGAACTAATTGATGAAAATGACCATTGGGTTGCAAATAGAAGTCTTGATGAGTTTATTAATAAAGACTTGCTTTTAGAATGCCTAAGAAAAATTAATAAAGTTAAAAACGATGGTGTATTAGTAGATGCTATTAATGCTATTACCAGATTAGAAAATCCTTCTTTATTTGAAAGAAACTTCGCTTTTCATAAATATTTAGTTGACGGAATTACAATTGAATCTAAGGTCTATAAAGTTAATCCGTTAATTAAGTTTATTGATTTCAACAATCCAGAAAACAACGTTTTTCAGGTTTGCCACCAAGTAAAATTTAAAGAAGGTAAAAACACAAGAATACCTGATGTAATTATATATGTAAATGGTCTTCCATTGGTTGTTATGGAACTCAAATCTTTTGATGAAGATGCAACTAATGCGACATTAGATCATGCATATGCTCAATTAGGTTCTCATAGTGAATCTAATGGATACCGCTATGATATTCCTACATTATTTAACTATAATGCATTTTTAGTTATTTCTGATGGAGTAACAACTAAAGTTGGAACACTAACATCTAAGATTGATAGATATAATGAATGGAAGAGTGTATCTGGTGAAAAAGGATATGATAGCTCATGTGTTACTAAGCTAAATATATTAATTGATGGTTTATTCGATACTTCTATATTATTAGATGTCATTAAGAACAATCTTTTCTTTATTCAAGACAAGAATGATAAACCTATCAAAATCATGTCTCAATATCACCAATATTTCGGTGTAAACAAAGCATTAGATTCTATTCTTAAAACAGTTAAACCTAATGGTGATGGTAAAGCTGGTATTGTATGGCATACACAAGGTAGTGGTAAGTCATTCTCAATGGTTATGCTTGCTCATAGATTATTAATTGAAAAATCACTTAATGTACCAACTATTGTTTTGTTAACAGATAGAATTGATCTTGACGATCAACTATATAAGACATTCTATAGTGCTAGACAATATTTAAAATGCGAACCAGTTATTGCTAGATCAAGAGAAGACTTAGTTAAGAAATTAAATAAGATTAAACAAGGCGGAGTTATCTTAACTACCGTTGGAAAGTTTGATAAAGAGAACCTTCCAAAGAATGAAAGAAATAACATTATTGTTATGACCGATGAAGCTCATAGAGGGCATTATGGAATTTATGAGACTGTTCATTATGAAAAGAATAAAGAAACTGACGAAATGGAAGCAGTATTTAAATATGGTGTAGAAAAATATATTAGAGAAGCCATGCCTAATGCTACATTTATTGGTTTTACTGGTACTCCAGTTTCTACAAAAGATAAACAAACTACTGATATTTTTGGAGATATCATTGATGTTTATGATATGACTCAATCTGTTATAGATGGTTCTACAGTCAAACTTTATTATGAATCTAGACTTACTAAGGTATGGACTAATGATGAAGTTCTAAAACAAATTGACGAATATTATGATGACCTAGAAAAAAACGAGAGAGCTGATTTTAAATCAATTGAAAGATCTAAAGCAGAAATGTCTAAGATTAAAGTTATCTTAGAAGATGATGATATGATTGATTTGTTTGCTAAAGATATTTTAGCTCATTATGATGACAGAAAGAATTTCTTAAATGGTAAGGCAATGATAGTATGTCAGACTAGAGTTGCTGCAGCTAAACTTTATAGAAAAATAGTAGAAAAGCTAGGACCTGATATGAAGGATCAAGTCATCTTAGTTGCTACCGAATCTAATAAAGATACTGAAGAAGAAAGAGAACTATTTAAGAATAGTGATTATAGAAAAGAACTAGGTGAGGAGTTTAAGAAAGACAATTCAAAATATAAGATAGCTATTGTATGTGATATGTGGCTAACTGGATTTGACGTTCCAGATCTTGATGTAATGTACTTTATTAAGAGATTAAAATCATATAACTTAATGCAAGCTATCGCTAGAGTAAACAGAGTTTATCCTGGAAAGTTCTATGGTTTAATTGTTGATTATATTGGTTTAGGTAAAGCTTTAGATGATGCTTTAACTCAATATACAGATAGAGACAGAGAAAATAACTGCCAAGATATTAAGAAAGAAATTTATAACATTCTAAAAGAAAAGCTTTCTATTCTTAATGAATGGTTCTATAAGATTGATAAATCTAAATTCTATAGTAAAGACTCATTAACTAGATTTACTGCTATCCAAGAAGGAACTCAATTTATCTTAAGTGATAAAAAGAGAGAGGATACATTCATCCAAGATTTATCTTTAACAATCAAACAAGCCTTTGTTGTATGTGGTAGTATTGCTACAGAAGATGAAAAGAATGATGTTTATTATTATTTGGCTATTAGAAGCTATATTTTAAAGTTAAGAACTAAGACTGGCTCAGTAACTACTAAAGAGATGAATGAATATGTTTCAAATCTTTTAGCAGATGCTATTAAGGGCGATGAAGTAAAAGTATTAACTTTTGGTAAAGATGATTCAATCAACGCTATTGATTTATTAAGTGCTGAAAAGATAGAAGAGTTAAGAAAGAAAAATCCTCCTCTAGTATTTGTTGAGATAGTTAAGAAATTACTTGAAAGAGCTATTGCTGAATCAAGAAAGAATAACTTCTTTAAATCGCAAGAATATTCTAAACGTTTAAGAAAAATACTTGAAAAATACAACGATAGAGACGGCACATTTGCGCCAGAATCAACTATTATTGATTTGGTGAGCTTTGCTGGGGAGATGGTTTCTGATGAAAAAGAAGCCAATAAACTAGGTATCTTTGGTAGAGAAAGAGCATTCTATGATGCTTTGATTAGAGACAAGTCTGCTCAAGAATTATTAAATGATGAAACATTAAAATTAATTGCTAGAGAATTAAAAGAAGTAGTAGAAGAATATGCTTCAACTGACTGGTCTAATAAAGAATCTACTCGCGCAAAGATGAGAACAAAGATTAAAGAGTGCTTAAAGAAATATAATTATCCACCTAAGTATCAAAAACAAGCTGTGGATGAAGTAATTAAACAAGCTGAATACATCATGAACGAAAATTAA
- a CDS encoding type I restriction-modification system subunit M: MSQIINEDILWGAAEKLRDKCDPADYKNVVLGLVFLKYVSDKFSAKYKELAKVGDGREKDDDYYISDHVFIVPKEALWDTVASHSKQEDLGQIIDNAFICLERSNNQLKGILPKTYSKSDLDKTALGELVDFFSNNLNMEDADGDFFGQVYEYYIGAFAKYIPTKGGEFFTPKSVVELMVDILEPYQGRVYDPCCGSGGMFVQCSKFVKEHQGNVDDISIFGQESNPGTWKMAKMNLAIRGLEGNLGERNGDSFTDDLHKALRADFIIANPPYNLKQYWKPSLEGDPRWLFGRPDDKNGNYAWLSLMYAKLAPRGKAAILMPNGATTSNTHDDYKIRKAMIESGKVEAILALPNKLFSNVSISVQCWILNRAKTDRSVLFINADEMGTLISRKIRVLEQKDINKIVKAYKDFTNGNLEDIPGFCKGASYDEIQSKDYSLNPGRYVGADESNKMTQEEIQEELRKTTAELLELMKEGKELEDKVKEILEEELR, translated from the coding sequence ATGTCACAAATCATTAATGAAGATATCTTATGGGGTGCTGCTGAAAAGCTTAGAGATAAATGCGATCCTGCAGATTATAAAAATGTTGTTTTAGGATTAGTTTTCTTAAAATACGTAAGTGACAAGTTTTCTGCTAAATATAAAGAATTAGCAAAAGTTGGTGACGGAAGAGAAAAAGACGATGATTATTACATCTCAGATCACGTTTTTATCGTCCCTAAAGAAGCTTTATGGGATACTGTAGCTTCTCATTCAAAACAAGAAGATTTAGGCCAAATAATCGATAATGCATTTATTTGTCTTGAAAGGAGCAATAATCAATTAAAGGGTATTTTACCTAAAACATATTCAAAGAGTGATCTAGATAAAACAGCATTGGGTGAACTTGTAGATTTTTTCTCAAATAACTTAAATATGGAAGATGCCGATGGTGACTTCTTCGGACAAGTATATGAATATTACATTGGCGCATTCGCTAAATATATTCCAACAAAAGGCGGAGAGTTCTTTACTCCTAAATCTGTTGTTGAATTGATGGTTGATATTCTAGAACCATATCAAGGTAGAGTTTATGATCCTTGTTGTGGATCTGGTGGTATGTTCGTTCAATGTTCTAAATTCGTAAAAGAACATCAAGGTAATGTTGATGATATTTCCATCTTCGGTCAAGAATCAAATCCAGGAACATGGAAGATGGCCAAGATGAATTTAGCTATCAGAGGATTAGAAGGTAATCTTGGTGAAAGAAATGGTGATTCATTTACTGATGATTTGCATAAAGCATTAAGAGCAGATTTCATCATCGCAAATCCACCATATAACCTAAAACAATATTGGAAACCATCTCTTGAAGGAGATCCTAGATGGTTATTTGGTAGACCAGATGATAAGAATGGTAACTATGCATGGTTATCCTTAATGTATGCAAAATTAGCTCCTAGAGGAAAAGCAGCAATTCTTATGCCTAATGGTGCAACAACAAGCAATACACATGATGATTATAAAATTAGAAAGGCTATGATTGAATCTGGAAAAGTAGAAGCAATTTTAGCGTTACCTAATAAATTATTCTCTAATGTTTCTATTTCTGTCCAATGTTGGATTTTAAATAGAGCTAAAACAGATAGAAGCGTGTTATTTATTAATGCTGATGAAATGGGGACTTTAATTTCTAGAAAGATTAGAGTTTTAGAACAAAAAGACATTAATAAAATTGTAAAAGCCTATAAAGATTTCACAAACGGAAATCTTGAAGATATACCTGGTTTCTGTAAAGGAGCGTCTTATGATGAAATTCAATCAAAAGATTATTCTTTAAATCCGGGAAGATATGTAGGAGCTGATGAGTCTAACAAAATGACTCAAGAAGAAATTCAAGAGGAGTTAAGAAAGACTACAGCCGAATTATTAGAATTAATGAAGGAGGGAAAGGAACTAGAAGATAAAGTTAAAGAGATTTTAGAAGAAGAATTGAGATAG